From the Echeneis naucrates chromosome 7, fEcheNa1.1, whole genome shotgun sequence genome, the window acacacacacacacacacacacacacacacacacacacacacacacttttgacTGCGACATCTGTGATTTATGCcacttttaaatttctttttttcttgaggTGCAACTTAAGATGGTGCATAACACGGAATAAGTAATTTATTAGTGTGCTAACTAAATTAACAACACAATTGGTGACgttttaaattttgaaaaaaagtgaaacatgcaacaaaaacatacaataaatGGGATTATAAAATCATCTTCCTGGGTAATATGAGAATAAAAACTTTAGGCTTAATTTACCGGTTTAACAAGGACCAGTCCAGGTCCGAGTATGGCTGCAGCACCGAGTGTAAGCTAGCTTTAGGCTAACAGCTCCCTTCAGTCAGCTGTCGCGTCCTGCTCGGCGGCTCCTGCAGCCCAAACCTGTCCAAACCTGTCGGTCCCTTCGGAGTGGACAGAAAGGCGCCTCCTGTCCACAGCAGAGACACCgcagagacacagcagagacaccGGTGTGGTGTGTCCGTACACACTAACTGTGACCGGTGACGTGCGGGCAGCGGAAACGGACTTGATCCTGATTGGACGGGCTGAGCCCTTTGCTTTCTCCAGCCAATCAGCGCTCATCACGTCACCAACCAGCGTTCCCTGCGGCTGAAAGAGTTGAGGTGGGATGAGAAAGCACTTCGTCTTTCTGCATGACCCAGGCAGAGCGGCTCCCTCCTCCATGGGCCCTCCACCGGCTGCACTTGTAGCAGTGACAGACATAAGCATAGCACCtgtaaaatatagaaaatagtAGGCTACTATTGAGTCAGCTCAATGAAATTGGCTCCACTTGTTTTACCTTCATATAATTCAAACGTAGGTAATTATtcatgttattatttattatataatgaGTATTTATTTAGCACCAATGTCATAATATTTCATGAGTTCTATTTGTTCACTATTTGTTCAGATATCTGCATCTATAGTTGCCTGTGGGCTATCCAAGCAAACCAAATTCAATCTTAGTCAATATTTATCCATTATGTTCCTTTTTTATAAGTACAGTTGTAACTACACTACAACTCAAATTACAGAAGCAagcaaaatgcagataaatggGATCACCACCCTGGTTATGTAGGTCAAACACAGACTCGTCCCACCCACTCTCCCAGTTACCTGACTGCTTTCCGCAGTTCATTATCTGATGATAATgattcctcctccttttttcattCCCTGAGGAATAACTTGGCTTCATCGCGGCTAAACGCTGATGCATTGGACATGTGTGCAACGGACGGTCACGAcgtcaagtttttttttttttttttttgttaaataatcTTTCAAAAAATAGTAAAACTCAGCTCCAAAAAAGGGCAAAGGCATTTCGGCATTAAATCCACAGAAAGAGCATGAGGAGCAGCGATGGGCAGTTTTCAATATTTCTCCAGAGGATATCTGAgattataaaaagaaaacatccccaATTATCGTTTTTGTCTATACTGTGGCAATGCCAGATCCTTCTGCTACAAGTCAATGAGttcaataaaaaatgttttccttcagttttgTACGGTAGCCGACAAGGGCCAAACGCACTACAACGGCCAAATGTGTCTCAGTTAAAGAGAACAGCTTCAAGTTCAGAAACTATGCAAATTCGCAAACTCAAACACAAGTCTAAACGAGGTACAAAAAGAGGAACGCGGAGCAAATGACATAAACttgctgcaaaaaaagaaaaaaaaaacacaaatgcatccTCATCAAATTGCAAATAGAGAAACGATGCAAACCAAGAAACCATCTGCAAACGGTGTACTCCAAACCTGCAGGGGGCGCTCTGAGCGTAACAGCTGACTGAACCACGGGGTAATGTGACTTTTATTGGACTGTATGTACTGTGATCATATCACTGTACAACACTGCACGTGACGTGACGTATTACTTGCTTCAGTCTGCACTGTCGATTCCTGGATTGGAGGGTGaggctacaaaaaaaaagagcacacaaAGTGACCAAGAAGCTTGGAGTTGTgtcatgttttcctttgtttatgTGGGCATGTAGATGGCGAGTGGACAGTTCACAAGGGAAGAAGCGTTGCTGTGCCAGGGTTGCCGACACGGGTGTCATGTGATGCTCTATGCTGACACGAAAAGTCGACTGTGGGGAAGAACTCCCATCAGACATATAATACTAGTAAGTAATACTAATACTAGTAAGcattaaacacacacttgaGTAAGCATCTctgcccttgtgtgtgtgtttagaaaagtgtgtgagtgtataaCAGCCTCTGTCATTTCCTCCAGATGCAGATGCGTTATGACGGCCTGTTGGGTTTCCCTGGCGGGTGGGTATTTCCTACTGCTGTTTTGCTTTATGTGCTTTGTTTGCCTGAGCGCTGTCCTCCCCTTCACAGATGAACCTGTTGAAAGATTTAAATCCTTATGATACAGAACAAGCATTCACATATTGTCACAAGTATACTCTTACCCcacagtttcctctgtgtgGTTCCTCATTTTTCCTTAAACCCATTTTATCTGACACTCTATGTTTAACTGATCTTAATATGAATCACTTGTGTCTCCAAATTTGTGCGTTAAAGTAGGTGCTGACATTATTTCAGGATCAATATTAGCTAACATTGtgaaattatataattattatattatgtaaTATATTGACaagaagagaaactgaaaaatgtatgCAAGTAGAAAAAATCTGCAAATGCAAATGGAAATAACTGTCAGAGCCATCACTAGTTTcatgataacttttttttttctccaaggaAAACAGGATTAAATTATTCAGAATATGAGATCAAATCATCTCAACATCATGAAGTTGGCATTGCAATAAGTCAGACCAGGGCGCAGTGTTTATAAAGTTTCTGACTAACAAATCATTGGTCACAGAGGTGAATAAAGAtaaatttagtaaaaaaaaaaatactatttatGAAAAACGAACTCAAAATAATGACTCAGAATCCGAAATCTGTTATTAATCCACAGACACAAATGCTGCCATTTGGTATCCATTTTCTAATAGTCTATCTATTAGTGTGGATCCATCTATTTTCTGCAAAAACCTAACCTAAGCATCTAGCTGAAGCGTGCttccaaaacaaaactctgcagTCCACGTTCTTCGTTTGAAACGTTTACTGAAAAATATTCCTCCAgttacataagaaaaaaaaaaaactgcatagtAAGGCTGACAAGAACAATAATTGTGTACGAACAAGTGTGCACTCTTACCTCCATAGCTTCACTCAAATAATTAAGAAACACACGTGTCACATGATACATCTTAACCAATATAAAAATATGCTGAGTGCAGTCAATATTAGTCCTAAATAAACATACTGCAGTCAAGCTATGGAAATACTTATTATATTTAGTTAATCACAATCTAAAAAAGGTCAATTACTTACCACTTTGTTGCTACGGTACAAATGGCTCTCACAGCAAGCTTTAACTTTCTGAAGTATTATAATGCCATGGAGTGTTGTAATGAGGAGATCAGGCCCCTGGGGGGCAGCAGTGGACACCTTTCCTTGGCCACAAGAATATGCCGTCTTGCAATTGGCTTTAACGCAAAATTCAATAACTTGGGACTTCCTTATGATTTTAAATTGTGGTCTTGTGACttcagacagaagcaacaaagCAACCAAGTTTTGGGCCCTGAAATCCAGTCATCCTTCAGATCAGCTTGATTTTTTTATCCCTGCTCTGAGGAGTCTCAGGGGAACAGTGCAGCTGACATAGTTTATCATCTTTCATATCTGGTCTTGACGTTTGACTGGTGACACCTATACCCTCACACCTCAGGCTTGTTGACCCAAAGAAGGAGACCCTGGAGGAGGGCCTTAGCAGGGAATTGTTGGAGGAGGTGGGTGTGGCTCTTCCTATCTATGAAGAAGATCATGTGGTCGCAAATTATGCCCCTGCTTCCTGCTCTAAGAGCCTTCTAATGGCCCACTTCTATGTGAAGAagttggaggaggagcagatcagggaggtggagagagcaGCTGCATCCACTGCAGCAGACCATGGACAGGAggtaacgtgtgtgtgtgtgtgtgtgtgtgcgcgcgcacacgtGAGATTACCTGACCCTTGTGCCTGTTCCTCTTTCAGGTCCTGGGAATGGTCAGAGTCCCGATCCACACCATGAGGACAGGTGCGGGCCTCTCATATTTTCTGTCGCACACATTCATCGGCAACGCTCGCTCCCAGCTTGTGCACACTCTTCTGCGCCTCAACATGGTCACGCCTGAGGAGTTGCACAAAGCCCTCACACATTCTCTGAAGGAACACACACGTACCGCAGAAGACCTGAAAGCAACCCTTACAATGATAGAAACCAAGAGGGAccaatattaaaagaaaatacactcaCGCCATGTTCATCTGTTAATTCTTCTCATGCACGCTCACCCATTAGCCATCATCCAAACAATCCTTAACTCACACTAAATGTTACACACATTGTCACACTGATGTCGAGGCAGTGACTAAATGCATGCTGTACATAAAACTATTTGGGTAAAACACGATCAACTACTTTACTATTAATGTCAATAAAATGATTCACACTGACTGTATTCTCCATTGTTACTCCTTTCCTTATAAACATGTTGCAGAACTGAAATTTCAGTTATATGAGATGAAATTAATATGTATTGTAGTCAATTCTGAATGGGTATGGCATACTCATCATAATTGCGGGAATTTTCAGTGTCTAGCAAGCTGCTGACAGTCtgcacaaaatcacaaaaaaaaggcaacacaaGACAATAAAGACTCCTCAGGACTCTTCTCCCTTATATGGTGCTGCATGTGCTCCCTGACAGGATCTCAGGGGCACGATCAGATGAAATCTCTGCAAACAGGTGGAAGTCTTTGTCCACCTACGCACTAGTCACATTTTCTTGGTGGTTTCTCTTTTATGAAGTTGCGGCAGCAGTGCTGATGCAATCCAGTGGATTAATTACATCCGTGACATACTATACAGCCTGCAGACGGAGATTTGATTCTGTCTAAGTGTACCCCAGGTGCACATAGTACGGCTTCACCAGATGTTAGTAACCTCATTCTCAGACAATATAGCTGGCAGTCAGCCAGAGCAAAGACGATGACCATGATAGCTACTTTTAGTGCATAACGTGCTTGTGTCCAATCTTTGCTTTTGCAGTAGGCTCACCATGACTGGTTGAATGTGTAAGTGAGCACAGTTTTTATCTGTTGATTCATTAATCAAGCAGCAGGTTGGTTGACCTGCTATCTATCAACCTCAGAGTTGTATAAATCAGTTGACTGCATATTAAAGATCGAGGAGGATCGGTGGAAGATGGTCATTGTCTGATCTGTATTCAGCTTTGTAGAACACCAAagtgtgtattttattgtattttaaaaggACAGATACGTCTGTCTGTTACAAGAAGGTGCTGACTGAGTTTTGTTGGAGCGGGCGTGAATACAGTAATGCGAGCAGAATTCAATTGTGAAGTGCAACGTGATCTGCTGTTGATGCGCATTGTtagtgtgtttttctcagctataagaaaaaaaaaaaaaaaaaaaaaaacagcaccacATCCGGCACAGTAGACGGATTGTACAAAATACTGCTGTCTGtggtcttgtgtgtgtgagtcttaAGGCTTtctagtgtgtgcgtgtgtgtgtgaaggatgGGTGCTTGCATGCTTGAAACAAACACGCACGCTTGCGTGTTTGTTTCACGGTTGCATCTTGCAAAAGATTCTGTGAGGAGAGAGGATCCTGTCATGTGATGGTGTAAGGGTGAATAATACAAGGTCATCAGAAAAGGCGTTTCGAGAGagaaaaggatggagggagggaggatggagggaaagcAGTGCATGCAAAGGATGGACggatggaggagagagtgggagagagggatgCTGAGGGAGAAAGGCGGTATATTCATAGCAGCAGTGGTATTTATAGCTgcccagaggagaggagagagagggggtgtGGCTTCGGTGGTGGCTCCCTcaccagagagggagagagggagagaatgggaggagagagaggcagcaccAGCGCCAGTGAGAGAGACCCAGAGAGGGGAGGCTATTTGGCaggagagggaagaaagaaaggaggggagagctgtttttgagtgtgtgcctgagaaatgagagagaaaaagagagaggggtgagagaggagggaagtgaGCTGAGAGAAATCTGTCAGATTCAAACACACTGGTCTGTATGTGTGACAGAGGgatgaaaagaggaggaaaagatcAGAAGATCAGATAGAAAGCGACAGCAGAGGACCACAAAGTAAGGTATGTGAGACTGTCATGCTGCTCCTCAATCCAGTaacagcctgtgtgtgtaaatatatccGTGTGTACGCTTGTGTACATGCGTGACCAAAGTGAATATGCCTGTGTGTTTAAATATAGTTTAGTGTTTTAAAGGGACACTGTAGTCACTTGGGGGGGTTTCTAAGTGGACAAATGGATGTGGGCTACTGACTGTTAGTGATATGAATTATGTAATATGTGTGCACCATTTTCACTGTTGATGCTCTGTgcatccactgtgtgtgtgtgtgtgtgtgtgtaattacacTGAGGTGTTTATGTGGCTATTGTGTGAAGCACTGCTTCAGTCCACTGGCCATATTGGGGTGATTTACAGCCCTTGTAAATACAACTCAACGCTCCTCTGCTGTTAGAGCAACGGCACCTTAAGCCCTCCTCCCAGCCACCTTATCTGTTTATCACCTGCACCATTGCCAGACAATTCAGTTACAGgatgaaaaggatgaaaatAAGCAAATGGCTTAAACGGGCTTCTGATAGCTACATATAAAGCAGGATTCCCTTTGTGCTGCTGGTatcacatgaaaaacaaaaactgatggTAATGTTGGAGAGCAACCTCCTCTTGGCAGgatcattttctttattatttgtttctttgatgAGGTGAAGTTTAGTTAAACCCAAGATGGAGACACTGTTTAAATATCAATTTGCAGCTTCTTACACACACCATGGTTGTACAATGGTTACATTCTCTGCTGACTTGTAgtcaaaaacccacaaaaaagcacatttaaaaataaccaGTCTGGTTTAAGATGCAAATCCTTGACCTCAAACAACATGGTGgttgattaaattaattttactgCACCAGACAACTAAGAAATCTGATGTTCAACACagacttctctctctctctctctctctttctttttttgtttaaagataaattatttatttcattttggttgTTTACTGTGCTCCCAAAGTGATGCTAATTCCCAGGTACATTCACCTGGGAGTTGCTGTGGGCAGTAAACATCACATGACATTACAAGAGCTTGTAATAGGAAGCAATGTGACAAACATTCCCAATGTTTGTTCTGGTCTAGTAAAATCTATTCGAATCTTTTCATGAGctaaacacaggaaacacattGTGCAGAAATGCTTATTTGCAACTATACCCAAAAGTATGAACATCAAAATACATTCAAAGTacttgaaatgcacattttagaTTAATTGGGTTGCCTTATTGTAAAATAGgcttaattattcatttataaaGCATCAaagtaatattttattattaattgtatCTAAAATAGGACTTGCACAGTATTTccactttgtcctttttgttAATTTCACAGTGAGATAAGTGCATtggaaacaagcagaaaaattaTCTGTAGTCAACCGTAAATTGAACACACATTAGGTCTGCCATAGACATTGCAAGGGCAGAAGTGACGATTTCAGCAGAGCCGAATCGTGGATGTAGGCAGCTTTACAGCCTCTTGGCCCTTACAGTGCCCCGTTCTcacttttttcttccattttacaCTTAGGCAGTACTACAGGTTTGCACTGCACCAACTTTACCtataaatgatattttatgAATTGAAAAGTCTGAAACATTTTGCTTTGATGGTGCTGACTTGCCCTCGATGCTGCTGCGGCTACCAGGGCGAAATCCAAAAAGCATCTTATTTAAACAAACCCGTGGCAGTTTACCATGTTATAACTTCCTGTTTGCAACTGCACCTGCTGCTGAAGCAGGAGCTGAGAAGGATGTGAGAGTTTAGAGAGAAGGAAACTGTCTCAGTGACAAGATAAAGTTAGATTTCACTTCTAACCATGGCTAATCTTGCATCATCTTAAGTTTCAACACAAGTTGAATATGAAGCCTGCAGCTAGAGCCAGTCTGAGGGCATCCTACCTCTTGAAGTGTAGTCAGGTCAGCAGTATgagatgcattcatgttttttcagTGCAGCAACTAATGAATGAGTTGACGCCATTTTTAGCTTCCACTGGTTAAACTAGATCTATTTTGGTGATCTCCTATGACAAGGTACAAATAATATTCTTCTCCAACAAATTAAAAGTTAAGTAAAACTTGCATGGCTCAGTTATATATAGTCCGCTGCTAAAGTGTTACTTGGTCTGTTAAGGTTTTGGTGGCTAGATTGATATCATAGTTTATCTGATGTCAATGAATCAGCTCATTGGTTTATTACTGTGATCTCCTGTTATACGAAATAAgcataaattaattcattcgTTTATCTTCTGCTTCTTATCTGATTCCGGGTCGTGGGGttgctggatccaatcccagctcacactgggtgaggggtgggggatGGGGtacatcagtccatcacagggccaacacacagagacgaacagagatgaacaaccactcacacctacggtcaatttagagtcacctgttaacctgtttggatggtgggagtaAACCCCTGCAGGCGtagggagaacatacaaactccacacaaaaaggccccaggcctgggaaccggacccacgaccttcttgttgcaaggcaacagcagcaaaagTTTCTGGAAATGACAGCAGCGGAAGTTGATGTGATGTGAGATGCGTTTAAAGCTAAAATTCAAAGAATTATAATCTGCAGTAGAGACCAAGGTGTGTTGCTAACGGTGGAGCAAAGTCTGATCCTACGGTTCCCTTGGTGAATCTGACAGCATCCTTCATCACTCCCTTTTTCCTGTTAAACACTGACCTTTTTAAATCCACATCATCACCCTTTCCAAACAAAAGGGGAATAAAATATGATGACTtcatcccattttttttttttttttggccttctCATTCCAGAGACATTATACAGCTATTTTAACAATCTGAGCAGCACATCTCATGCCGAGTAAACTGTTCTTTATGTACAAAATCAATTATTGAAATAGCCAGGTATTGTACATTGTCCAGCCaaataacacaattaaaaaataaaatgcacgaCAGAGGCCAGCAGCTGTTATTCTACAGTCCTCTGCTCTACAGGAAACACAGTCCTGTAGTGCAAAAGCTGCTGTGGGTCCTGTCTGTTGTTGATTATTTGGGCTAATAAAGTGACACCTTCAACACACTCAGTGAGGTACATGGTTcctgcagacttttttttttttttttttgcatgtttttcagtgagACCTTCTCTATTCCACAAACTCTTTATCTGCTGCTCCCTCCTAAATCACAAGCAGCTCCATATTCTCCCAATCATGTCCCCATCTCTAAGAGCCTCTCCAATCAGGACATCACACAGATGGGAGTCTCACCTGACTCTACAAGACTTGTGGTGGCTGGCGTGAACATACAGCTCTGACACAGATTAGCACGAAATCATGTTTGACGGTGCTTATCTGCTGATAACGATGACACTTCACCTCCCATTCATACTGCTACAGCTCAGCTGAACCCTTGAGTTTCCCAAATGGCAGCTTCTCAGGATGTGAGATCATCTGGCTAAGCGTCCCATCTACAcccatgtgttttgttttctggcatTTTGCTTCGAATGTGCAACGATTTGGCTTCTTCCGCATGGATGAGGGATGGCAGTCAAATTCAGAGGAACCAGCTCTTAAGAGGCAGCTGTAGGTTTCTATATAATATAATGTGACACACAAGATAACGCTCTGTACAGTAACGGGGCCAATGTAGCACAGAGTGATTTGCTTCCAGCAGTGTCAGGAAATCCCCATATAGTATCAGCCAGTATATCAAACACAATGTCCCACTTGTATCCTGCATTACTTCTGCTTagcacttcattttttttctttagaggAAATTAACTGAAAATCCCCTTAGTGGTAATAAGGAGCTATCACACTGCACCGCATGGATCCTCTCTTGTCTTCAATCTACTTTATAGTCACCCCATATATCACATAACCTTCTTCTCACTATGACCTTGACTTTAAGCATGAAACATCATTCTTCGATAACCTCACATCTTTGCCCTCTCTGCCCCTCTTTTTCTTAGTCTTTTGCTGGATCTCTCACaacctctcttctctttctgagATTACTGACGTATACCGTGTTCTGTAGACATTAAGGTTGCATGCTCATTAAACCCTCTGAGGCATTCTGCAGCCCCTAAGGTCTCAGGGCCTCCACAGTCTCGTTCGTAAACATCTCAgtctctctcattctttctcttttcgTTCAGTATGTCTGGATTCCAACCACCACACAGTTTTgggtgagaaaatgaaagcaggtGCCGGTCATACACTAATTTAGCGAATGCTCAACCAGTGTATCGTATGGAACATGTGgatcatttctctgtttttcttccatgtCTTCCAAACCGAGCCCTCTTTTCTTCAAAACTACATCGACCACCTACACTAACAAGATCAGCTTTTCTTCAGTTAGGCCAGTAGTGAGTGTGTTCCTtgtcacagtttgtttcagttaCTGCTTTTAGGCAAACCTAAACTATTGCTTGAAGCTTCTGTAGGAACAATGCGAAAGCAAAGCCTCTTTGACACAGGATGTGGGTTGAAGTTTCCTTTgcccctttgtgtgtgtgtgtgtgtgtgtgacatgtggTGTAGGTATTAATCACACTGTGTAACAATCTGTCTCATAAATTTTTATGGGGACTTGTCTTCCATGGTGACAAAAAGCAAGTCCCTACAACGTCAGGTCAGGGTTAGGATTACGGTTGAACTAGTAGTTAagtggtttgtgtttgtctgtgtgtgtgtgtgatatgaaATTTAAAAGCTAGATATGATGTGTGTTTTAGGTCGGTGCAGTTTATGCTGACTAATAAGTGTCCATGCAGATTACTTTATCTAATGTAATGTCAGCATGCAGTCACATGCATGTAAGGCTAATTCGAAATGTTGACTAGCTTAAATTCTGCAGTGCAGGATCCTGGCTTTCCCATCCTCTCAGTACATCCCACCTTCTGGGAAAACATCATTGGTACCCTAGTTTTTTTGTTCAAAGGCCTGATCCAGCTGTGAAGGATTTATTTAGGGTGCCCCTGGTTCCAGATGTAAAGGTTTACCTTTTGCAAAGACAAATTCCTGTGACCTGTCCCGTGTTTGAATAATACAAAGCGATTTTTTTGGCCTCATATTTTGTGTGAGAATTAACAAGTGGCCCGTCTGTAGAGGTCCATGATATTTCACCCCAAACCACCCGATGCACCAGCAGTAACCTGGCTACGAAATCCTGTGTAAATTGGAgaatgttttagtgtttttatgtTCAGCTCAGACTGAAATCATAACTTTCTGttccctccagtctttctcccgTTTCCCgtttaatattcatttatgaAGCACCGGGATGGATGTGTCAGTTTGTTCTGAGAAGCCCAAATCTGCATCCAATAAAATCTTTCCACTGATTTTGTATCTGGgctgaaaaatgtgcaaaaataaaaacatattgtaATTACCTCATTTCATAATGATATGAACCATGAGCTGCGTTTTAACTTCCACTTAAACATTTTATATGATAATGAttatgatgtgtgtttgagttcaAACTGAACCAGCACACTCTCTTATTTCTGCTGCAAACAATGCAGTGCCATATTGcaattttgattatatttggaTTTAACAAGTCCTGCTCACTGCAGTCATGCTGAAGTTGCAATTCATCCTCTTTAAGATTTGAgatgcgatttttttttttgtttgtttgtttgtttgttttaactgtcGTAAACAGTGTCAGATATCATCCATTTCCTCTGCATAAGACATAAAGGCGCTTCATCATTTTAATGTGTACACAACATCTCATCACCCAAAGATATCAGTGTTAAGACAGTTGGTAAAATAGTGAAAATTCTAACTTGAATGCCTATTACTTGAGCGAGTTCTCTTTGTCAGCTCGACTGAGGTAGTGACAACAGGCTGAGAACTAAGCCACTTCTCATGGTTAATGAGACTGGTGCAGTCCCCACCTAAGCCTGTGTAAACAGCGAAG encodes:
- the LOC115046503 gene encoding U8 snoRNA-decapping enzyme is translated as MASGQFTREEALLCQGCRHGCHVMLYADTKSRLWGRTPIRHIILMQMRYDGLLGFPGGLVDPKKETLEEGLSRELLEEVGVALPIYEEDHVVANYAPASCSKSLLMAHFYVKKLEEEQIREVERAAASTAADHGQEVLGMVRVPIHTMRTGAGLSYFLSHTFIGNARSQLVHTLLRLNMVTPEELHKALTHSLKEHTRTAEDLKATLTMIETKRDQY